A single Nisaea sp. DNA region contains:
- a CDS encoding tartrate dehydrogenase, with product MKKYQIAAVPGDGIGPEVIDAGVEILEALAADSADFELTFEHFPWGGDYYRKHGVMMPEDGVDTLRRFDAILFGSAGDPDIPDHITLWGLRLKICQTLDQYANVRPARLLPGIQGPLAGVTADDLDWVIVRENSEGEYAGAGGRAHVGLPEEVGLDVSIFTRVGVERIQRFAFELARSRPRKKLTLVTKSNAQRHGMVFWDSVFERIKSDYPDVETDKMLVDAMTTRMVLDPKSLDTVVATNLHADVLSDLAAALTGSLGIAPTGNLRPERDMPSMFEPIHGSAFDITGKGVANPIGTFWSSAMLLEHLGETDAASRLMSAIERVTADGSVLPRDLGGTATTRQVTDAVLAALSKGNV from the coding sequence ATGAAAAAATATCAGATTGCCGCCGTCCCCGGTGATGGCATTGGCCCGGAAGTGATCGACGCAGGCGTTGAAATCCTCGAAGCGCTCGCCGCTGACAGTGCGGATTTCGAGCTTACATTCGAGCATTTCCCCTGGGGCGGCGACTATTATCGCAAGCACGGCGTGATGATGCCGGAGGACGGGGTCGATACCCTACGCCGATTCGACGCAATCCTGTTCGGCTCCGCCGGCGATCCCGATATCCCGGACCACATCACCCTGTGGGGCTTACGCCTGAAGATCTGCCAGACTCTCGACCAGTACGCCAATGTTCGCCCGGCCCGCCTGCTTCCAGGTATTCAGGGGCCCCTCGCCGGTGTCACTGCCGATGATCTCGACTGGGTTATCGTCCGGGAAAACTCGGAAGGTGAATATGCTGGAGCCGGCGGACGCGCCCATGTCGGTCTGCCAGAGGAAGTCGGACTCGACGTTTCCATCTTCACCAGGGTCGGCGTCGAACGAATCCAGCGTTTTGCTTTCGAGCTCGCGCGATCCCGTCCGCGGAAAAAACTTACGCTCGTGACGAAATCCAATGCCCAGCGGCACGGCATGGTGTTCTGGGACAGCGTGTTCGAGCGAATCAAATCCGATTACCCGGATGTCGAGACGGACAAGATGCTGGTCGATGCGATGACCACAAGAATGGTGCTGGACCCGAAGAGCCTGGATACGGTTGTCGCCACAAACCTGCACGCAGATGTGCTCTCCGATCTCGCCGCCGCTTTGACCGGTTCGCTCGGAATCGCACCGACAGGAAATCTGAGGCCGGAGCGGGATATGCCCTCCATGTTCGAGCCCATCCATGGCTCGGCCTTCGATATCACGGGCAAAGGCGTGGCGAATCCGATCGGAACATTCTGGAGCAGCGCCATGCTGCTTGAGCATCTCGGCGAAACCGACGCAGCGTCACGATTGATGTCCGCCATTGAGCGGGTGACTGCGGACGGATCTGTTCTTCCGCGCGATCTCGGCGGCACGGCAACAACGCGGCAAGTGACCGATGCAGTGCTTGCTGCGCTGTCGAAAGGGAATGTGTGA
- a CDS encoding protein-L-isoaspartate O-methyltransferase — MTDFATARHNMVESQIRTNKVTDTAIIDAFEAVPRELFVPKQLMGVAYVDEDLNLGNGRVLMEPMVFARLLQIALPDSADEVLDVACGCGYSTAILSHLAGTVYGVEQDEQLVSGANERLGSLDVDNAAIVAGDPLGGYIKKAPYSLIVIGGGVERIPESITDQLADGGRLVTILYENGARQGNAVLVEKFGTTVSKRVVFDASVPLLPEFRNEPKFVF, encoded by the coding sequence ATGACGGACTTCGCCACTGCACGCCACAACATGGTCGAGAGTCAGATCAGGACAAACAAGGTCACTGATACGGCGATCATTGACGCTTTCGAAGCTGTTCCACGGGAGCTGTTCGTCCCCAAACAGTTAATGGGCGTCGCCTATGTCGACGAGGATCTGAACCTTGGCAACGGCCGGGTTCTGATGGAGCCGATGGTTTTTGCCCGCTTGCTGCAGATCGCGTTGCCTGATTCGGCAGACGAAGTACTGGATGTCGCGTGCGGGTGTGGTTATTCGACGGCCATCCTGTCGCATCTTGCCGGGACGGTTTACGGTGTCGAGCAGGACGAGCAGCTGGTCAGTGGTGCTAATGAACGGCTCGGTTCGCTTGATGTCGATAATGCGGCGATTGTCGCGGGTGATCCGCTTGGCGGTTATATAAAGAAAGCGCCTTACAGCCTGATTGTTATCGGCGGCGGGGTTGAACGAATCCCGGAATCGATTACCGATCAACTTGCCGATGGCGGAAGACTGGTCACGATACTATATGAGAACGGAGCGCGGCAGGGTAACGCCGTGCTTGTCGAAAAATTCGGGACGACGGTTTCCAAGCGGGTGGTTTTCGACGCCTCCGTGCCGTTGCTCCCGGAGTTCCGGAATGAGCCGAAGTTCGTTTTTTAG
- a CDS encoding TolC family outer membrane protein gives MTRVTGMKKLHRTAAMLTVSACILGVSAPPVTAETLSEVLSYTYRTNPTLNAARASLRVVDEGVPRAKGGWLPTVSSTLSVGFEKTDVDTNTTSADGNTTPKSANVTVTQPIYRGGRTEADVNSAEYSVQQERATMFSTEQNTLLDALTVYMNVIRNQSVLELQKKNRARLETQLQATRDRFEVGEVTRTDVAQAEARVAIAEADLIQAEGNLISSRVAYERVVGTVPSELEDPDIVTSLPESREEAVEQSVINNFSLIAAKFDERRLGETIDLVFGELLPTVNLVGSAEYAEDSGFNDDKTTEFAVTAQVIIPIYQKGQVSARVRAAKENANRSRIVVESIRRDTVDLAARAYEAWQTSVAQILALKSSVDAAEIALDGVQQEATVGARTVLDVLDAEQELLDTQVSLVSANRDEVVAAYTLLLAMGKLTAADLGLDVEFYDYDKHYRDTIDRVWGTDVSGKLP, from the coding sequence ATGACACGGGTGACGGGTATGAAGAAATTGCATCGCACGGCCGCGATGCTGACAGTGTCAGCTTGCATTCTTGGCGTTTCTGCACCACCAGTCACCGCCGAAACGCTTTCTGAAGTCCTTTCTTATACCTATCGGACCAACCCAACCCTCAATGCCGCCCGGGCAAGCCTGCGTGTCGTTGATGAAGGCGTCCCGCGAGCCAAGGGCGGTTGGCTGCCGACGGTCTCCTCGACACTTTCTGTCGGCTTCGAGAAAACCGATGTAGATACCAACACCACGTCAGCTGACGGCAACACGACGCCGAAATCGGCCAACGTTACGGTGACCCAGCCGATCTATCGTGGCGGTCGCACGGAAGCGGACGTCAACTCGGCCGAATATAGTGTGCAGCAAGAGCGCGCCACCATGTTCAGTACAGAGCAAAACACGCTGCTCGATGCGCTTACCGTCTATATGAACGTGATTCGGAACCAATCTGTCCTCGAACTGCAGAAAAAGAATCGGGCACGCCTGGAGACCCAGCTTCAGGCAACACGGGATCGTTTCGAGGTTGGTGAGGTGACGCGTACCGATGTGGCGCAGGCCGAAGCCCGCGTCGCCATTGCCGAGGCCGACCTGATCCAGGCGGAAGGCAATCTGATCAGCTCGCGGGTGGCGTACGAACGTGTCGTCGGTACTGTACCGAGTGAACTGGAAGATCCGGACATCGTTACGTCCTTGCCCGAGAGCCGGGAAGAGGCTGTTGAGCAGTCAGTCATCAATAATTTTTCGCTGATTGCCGCCAAATTCGATGAGCGACGCCTCGGTGAGACAATTGATTTGGTGTTTGGCGAGCTGCTGCCGACCGTGAATCTTGTCGGCTCTGCCGAATATGCCGAGGACAGCGGCTTCAACGACGACAAAACGACCGAGTTTGCCGTTACGGCTCAGGTCATCATTCCAATCTATCAGAAGGGGCAGGTCTCCGCGCGCGTCCGCGCAGCGAAGGAGAATGCCAACCGGTCCCGGATCGTGGTGGAGTCGATTCGCCGCGATACGGTCGACCTCGCGGCCCGTGCCTATGAGGCATGGCAGACTTCGGTAGCCCAAATTCTGGCTCTAAAATCCAGTGTAGATGCGGCTGAAATCGCCCTCGACGGCGTCCAGCAGGAAGCTACCGTTGGTGCCCGGACTGTGCTTGATGTCCTGGATGCGGAACAGGAGCTTCTAGACACGCAGGTCAGTCTTGTCAGCGCAAACCGGGACGAAGTCGTGGCTGCGTATACGCTTCTGCTCGCTATGGGCAAGCTCACAGCGGCGGATCTTGGTCTTGATGTCGAGTTCTACGATTACGACAAGCACTACCGGGATACCATCGATCGTGTCTGGGGAACTGATGTGTCGGGAAAACTCCCCTGA
- a CDS encoding DUF2497 domain-containing protein gives MSDTAQEPSMEEILASIRRIISEDGEEGEEAPPPEEAAEPEPTPEPESGPEPEPEAEPEPEPEPEPEPEVEPEPEAEAEAEPEPEPDFEEEEDVLDLTDMEEEQPEPLFEEQKFSDDEPEPAPAPPPPPPPPPLQQPQQAPPAEGLVSPPQAAETVDAFSRLNEKLNEDYHELPIGNGAITLERLTRELMRPMLKEWLDQHLPMMVERLVREEIERLVMQSQRRDPW, from the coding sequence ATGAGTGATACGGCGCAAGAACCGTCGATGGAGGAAATCCTCGCCTCGATTAGGCGAATAATTTCCGAAGACGGTGAGGAGGGCGAGGAAGCCCCACCCCCCGAAGAAGCTGCCGAGCCAGAACCGACTCCGGAACCGGAGTCCGGGCCTGAACCGGAGCCCGAAGCTGAGCCTGAGCCGGAACCCGAGCCCGAGCCGGAACCTGAAGTCGAGCCGGAGCCTGAAGCCGAGGCTGAAGCTGAGCCCGAGCCAGAACCTGATTTCGAGGAAGAAGAAGACGTCCTCGATTTGACGGATATGGAGGAAGAACAGCCGGAGCCGCTGTTCGAAGAGCAGAAGTTTAGCGACGACGAGCCGGAACCGGCCCCCGCGCCGCCTCCGCCACCACCTCCGCCGCCGCTGCAACAACCGCAGCAAGCGCCTCCGGCTGAGGGACTGGTTTCACCGCCGCAGGCCGCCGAAACGGTCGATGCGTTCAGCCGTCTGAATGAAAAGCTGAACGAGGATTATCACGAGCTGCCGATCGGCAACGGGGCCATAACACTTGAACGCCTGACGCGGGAATTGATGCGTCCGATGCTCAAGGAATGGCTCGATCAGCATCTGCCGATGATGGTTGAGCGTCTGGTTCGCGAGGAAATCGAGCGGCTGGTAATGCAGTCCCAGCGGCGCGACCCCTGGTAA
- a CDS encoding valine--tRNA ligase, giving the protein MLGKTFDAAAVERTHYENWEKAGAFAADPNSSKVPYTIMMPPPNVTGSLHMGHALTFTIQDILVRYKRKTGKDTLWQPGTDHAGIATQSVVERQLAAKQITRRAIGREAFVEKIWEWKAESGGTITSQLRALGASPDWQRERFTMDEGCSDAVAKVFVDLHKKGLIYKDKRLVNWDPELHTAISDLEVQQVESKGHLWYFRYPLEDDPSRHIVVATTRPETMLGDSGIAVHPDDERYKDLVGKYAILPLVGRRIPIVADEYSDPEKGSGAVKMTPAHDFNDFEVGRRHNLEQINIFDSRARINENAPEAYRGLDRFDARKKIIADMEEAGLLEQIEDIQHTVPHGDRSGVEIEPWLTDQWYCDAETLAKPAIEAVETGKTQFVPKSWENTYFDWMRNIQPWCISRQLWWGHQIPAWYGPDGSIFVEESEEAAQAAADAHYGAPTEITRDEDVLDTWFSSALWPFSTLGWPEKTPELDRYYPGDVLVTGFDIIFFWVARMMMMGIHFMGEVPFSTVYIHALVRDQHGAKMSKSKGNVMDPLDLIEKFGTDALRFTLTAMAAQGRDIKLAESRVEGYRNFTTKLWNAARYAEMNECQWDASFDPKAATQTVNRWIISELAETEAKVSKAIDSYRFNDAAGALYHFIWGTYCDWYLEFTKPILSGADKAAAEETRKATAWVLMQAINLLNPLMPFITEELWSAFGGEGQLITTAWPDGLQEAADADAIAEMDWVVRLISEVRSIRSEMNVPAAAKIDLLLKDMSAQTVERLERNRDVIIRLARLETISATEDIPTGAVQGVIDEAMIVLPIADVLDLAQERVRLEKDLGKLDGEIIKLDKKLSNESFTSRAPAEVVEENRERLADEKARRDKLAAALERIAAL; this is encoded by the coding sequence ATGCTTGGAAAGACATTCGACGCGGCCGCGGTTGAGCGGACCCATTACGAGAACTGGGAAAAAGCAGGGGCATTCGCCGCCGATCCCAACTCGAGCAAGGTTCCGTACACCATCATGATGCCGCCGCCGAACGTCACCGGCAGCCTGCATATGGGCCATGCGCTCACTTTCACCATTCAGGATATCCTGGTTCGCTATAAGCGGAAAACCGGCAAGGATACGCTGTGGCAGCCGGGTACGGACCATGCGGGCATCGCCACCCAGTCGGTTGTCGAACGCCAGCTCGCGGCCAAGCAGATCACCCGGCGCGCGATTGGCCGGGAAGCGTTCGTTGAGAAGATCTGGGAATGGAAAGCCGAATCAGGCGGAACCATCACCAGCCAGCTCCGTGCCCTCGGCGCTTCGCCGGATTGGCAGCGTGAGCGCTTCACAATGGACGAGGGCTGCTCCGACGCGGTCGCGAAGGTATTTGTAGACCTTCATAAAAAGGGCCTGATCTACAAGGACAAACGCCTTGTGAACTGGGACCCGGAACTGCACACGGCAATCTCCGACCTGGAGGTCCAGCAGGTCGAGAGCAAAGGCCATCTCTGGTATTTCCGGTATCCGCTGGAAGACGATCCCAGCCGGCATATCGTTGTGGCGACGACTCGCCCGGAAACCATGCTCGGCGACAGCGGCATTGCGGTGCATCCGGATGACGAGCGGTACAAGGATCTGGTGGGTAAATACGCCATCCTGCCGCTTGTTGGTCGCCGTATTCCGATTGTCGCGGACGAGTATTCCGATCCGGAAAAAGGCTCCGGCGCTGTCAAGATGACGCCCGCCCATGATTTCAACGATTTTGAGGTCGGTCGCAGGCACAATCTGGAACAGATCAACATCTTTGATAGCCGCGCGCGCATCAACGAGAACGCGCCGGAGGCCTATCGGGGGCTCGACAGGTTCGACGCCCGCAAGAAGATCATCGCGGACATGGAAGAAGCAGGGCTGCTGGAGCAGATTGAAGATATCCAGCACACCGTCCCGCACGGAGACCGCTCCGGCGTTGAGATCGAGCCGTGGTTGACCGATCAGTGGTACTGCGACGCGGAAACTTTGGCGAAACCGGCTATTGAAGCCGTCGAGACCGGTAAAACCCAGTTCGTGCCGAAGAGCTGGGAGAACACCTATTTCGACTGGATGCGCAACATCCAGCCCTGGTGCATTTCACGTCAGCTTTGGTGGGGTCATCAGATCCCGGCCTGGTACGGCCCGGACGGCAGCATTTTCGTCGAGGAATCGGAAGAGGCGGCGCAGGCCGCAGCGGATGCGCATTATGGCGCACCGACCGAGATCACGCGCGATGAAGATGTGCTGGATACCTGGTTCTCTTCCGCGCTCTGGCCGTTCTCGACACTCGGTTGGCCGGAAAAAACACCTGAACTGGACCGTTATTATCCGGGTGATGTGTTGGTCACCGGTTTCGACATCATTTTCTTCTGGGTCGCCCGGATGATGATGATGGGCATTCATTTCATGGGCGAGGTGCCGTTCTCCACGGTCTATATCCACGCTCTGGTCCGGGATCAGCACGGCGCCAAGATGTCCAAGTCCAAAGGCAACGTGATGGATCCGCTCGATCTTATCGAGAAATTCGGCACAGACGCGCTGCGTTTCACCCTTACCGCCATGGCGGCGCAGGGCAGGGATATCAAGCTCGCCGAGAGCCGCGTCGAGGGCTACCGGAATTTCACGACCAAACTCTGGAACGCGGCGCGCTATGCGGAAATGAACGAGTGTCAGTGGGATGCGTCGTTCGATCCGAAAGCCGCGACACAGACCGTAAACCGCTGGATCATCTCTGAGCTGGCAGAAACGGAAGCCAAGGTCTCCAAGGCTATCGACAGCTACCGGTTTAACGACGCTGCGGGCGCGCTCTATCACTTTATCTGGGGCACCTACTGCGACTGGTATCTGGAATTCACCAAGCCGATTCTCTCCGGGGCAGATAAGGCCGCCGCTGAGGAAACCCGCAAGGCGACGGCCTGGGTGCTGATGCAGGCAATCAACCTGCTGAACCCGCTGATGCCGTTCATTACCGAAGAGCTGTGGTCTGCTTTCGGCGGCGAAGGCCAGTTGATTACCACGGCTTGGCCTGATGGCTTGCAGGAAGCTGCAGACGCCGATGCCATTGCCGAGATGGACTGGGTGGTGCGGCTTATTTCCGAAGTGCGCTCTATCCGTTCGGAAATGAACGTGCCGGCCGCCGCGAAGATTGATCTGCTGCTGAAGGACATGTCCGCTCAGACAGTGGAGCGGCTGGAGCGGAACCGGGATGTGATCATCCGTCTGGCCCGTCTGGAGACTATTTCAGCGACCGAGGATATTCCCACCGGTGCTGTTCAGGGTGTGATCGACGAGGCGATGATCGTTCTGCCGATCGCTGATGTGCTTGATCTGGCCCAGGAACGTGTGCGGCTGGAAAAGGATCTCGGCAAGCTCGATGGCGAGATCATCAAGCTGGACAAGAAGCTCTCGAATGAGAGCTTCACATCCCGCGCTCCGGCCGAAGTGGTCGAAGAAAACCGTGAGCGGCTGGCCGACGAGAAGGCCCGGCGGGATAAACTGGCCGCCGCACTGGAACGGATTGCAGCACTCTAG
- a CDS encoding thermonuclease family protein codes for MHAPVLLLSMLLCLTGLSNAAMAADKKPIVIEGEARVIDAGTIQIDRSVIRLFGIVAPSPRQKCLRGALPWLCGAAAKKHLQELADRKQARCVAVETFNARCIVNKKDLSNEMVLSGWAVADEAGDAYRPAEEKARAGKRGLWESVPN; via the coding sequence ATGCATGCGCCAGTCCTCTTGCTCTCGATGCTTCTCTGTCTAACCGGCTTATCAAATGCCGCAATGGCGGCAGACAAGAAGCCGATCGTCATCGAAGGCGAAGCCCGCGTTATTGACGCCGGAACCATCCAGATAGACAGAAGCGTGATAAGGCTGTTTGGAATCGTCGCCCCGAGTCCGCGCCAGAAATGCCTGCGCGGCGCACTGCCCTGGCTCTGCGGCGCCGCCGCAAAGAAGCATCTGCAGGAACTGGCAGACCGCAAACAGGCTCGCTGCGTGGCCGTGGAAACATTCAACGCCCGCTGCATCGTCAATAAGAAAGATCTGTCGAACGAGATGGTGCTGTCCGGCTGGGCTGTCGCCGATGAAGCAGGCGATGCCTACAGGCCGGCAGAAGAAAAAGCCCGCGCCGGGAAGCGCGGGCTTTGGGAAAGTGTGCCTAACTAA
- a CDS encoding HAD-IIA family hydrolase: MCAREYLTFDDSWAGYLRWAHRLPPAPPPVTPRHISGIAEIIGDFDAVILDNFGVLSLGPPVIPEGPAAYDCIRKAGVAVRVVSNDGSKSISAMCESHRARGYLFEESEIFAGVSLLENMLESGGDGFWAAVGLDPRLIPQGGHDIRAWPDDGVNIDEASGLLLLDCDDFWRKDFAPIIKSFKRHPRPVIVGNPDLTAPYTDAMSLEPGYLAHQLADEAGIEPVFLGKPFAPVYEMAMRDLAHIPAERVLCVGDTLHTDVLGGRARGMKALLVETGFTRGKDPLRLAEESGIWPDFIAPSI, from the coding sequence ATGTGCGCGAGGGAATATCTGACGTTCGACGATAGCTGGGCCGGGTATCTGCGCTGGGCGCACCGGTTGCCTCCCGCACCGCCGCCGGTCACGCCACGCCACATTTCCGGCATTGCAGAGATCATCGGAGATTTCGACGCTGTCATCCTCGATAATTTCGGCGTTCTCAGTCTCGGTCCCCCGGTCATCCCCGAGGGCCCTGCGGCTTATGATTGTATCCGCAAGGCAGGCGTTGCCGTCCGTGTTGTCTCAAACGACGGCTCAAAGAGCATCTCCGCAATGTGCGAAAGCCACCGCGCGCGCGGTTACCTGTTCGAGGAATCAGAGATTTTCGCCGGTGTCAGCCTGCTTGAAAACATGCTTGAGAGCGGAGGGGATGGTTTCTGGGCTGCCGTCGGCCTCGATCCCCGTCTCATCCCTCAAGGGGGCCATGACATTCGTGCCTGGCCGGATGACGGCGTCAATATCGACGAGGCCTCCGGCTTGTTGCTGCTCGATTGCGATGATTTCTGGAGAAAGGATTTCGCGCCGATCATCAAGAGCTTCAAGCGCCACCCCCGCCCCGTGATCGTTGGAAATCCGGACCTGACAGCTCCCTATACCGATGCAATGAGCCTGGAGCCCGGCTATCTCGCGCATCAGCTTGCGGACGAAGCCGGGATCGAGCCGGTCTTCCTCGGCAAGCCTTTCGCTCCGGTTTATGAGATGGCCATGCGGGATCTGGCCCATATCCCGGCCGAACGGGTGCTCTGCGTTGGCGATACGCTCCACACGGACGTGCTCGGCGGACGGGCCCGGGGCATGAAGGCCCTGTTGGTCGAAACCGGCTTCACACGCGGAAAGGATCCCCTCAGACTTGCAGAAGAAAGCGGAATCTGGCCTGATTTCATCGCACCGTCGATTTAA
- a CDS encoding M81 family metallopeptidase yields MARIIIGGFQHETNTFGPSKAGLDAFTSPGSWPALVTGAPLFEAVKGINLSVAGFIEQAKKLGHELVPTSWAAASPSAHVTDDAYEHIAGLILKGIEEALPADAVYLCLHGAMATETYEDGEGELLRRIRALVGEDMLILASLDLHANVTPEMVARANGLDAYRTYPHIDMADTGGRVARRLDTLLKSGRKPVHTFEQIPFLMPLVRQCTMAEPAAGLYEMIPDLEAAHGVSLSFATGFPATDIYHCGASVFAYGDTEGDVKQSVKQLVDAICAKEADFSAALPNPDDAVREAMRIAAAADRPVIIADVQDNSGGGADSDTTGLLRALVRNGAEGAALGLLVDAESALAAHEAGEGAEVVLALGGKSRVPGDAPFEGTFRVEALSDGEFTATGPFYSGTHMRLGPSARLSINGVQIVVGSRKVQMADRMMYRFLGIEPEQMKILVNKSSVHYRADFAPIAAEIIECASPGPVLADPAALPWKHLREGLRTRPLGDPFKAG; encoded by the coding sequence ATGGCGCGGATTATCATCGGCGGCTTTCAGCACGAGACGAATACCTTTGGCCCAAGCAAGGCGGGGCTGGATGCTTTCACCAGCCCGGGGAGCTGGCCAGCATTGGTCACGGGCGCTCCCCTGTTCGAAGCGGTCAAGGGGATCAACCTGTCTGTTGCAGGTTTTATCGAGCAGGCCAAAAAGCTCGGACACGAGCTGGTGCCGACGAGCTGGGCCGCGGCTTCTCCCTCCGCCCATGTCACGGACGACGCTTACGAGCATATCGCCGGGTTGATCCTGAAGGGCATTGAAGAGGCTCTGCCAGCTGACGCGGTCTATCTCTGCCTGCATGGCGCGATGGCGACGGAGACATATGAAGACGGTGAGGGGGAGCTGCTGCGCCGGATACGTGCGCTCGTTGGCGAGGACATGCTAATTCTGGCCAGCCTCGACCTGCATGCGAATGTCACACCTGAGATGGTTGCCCGGGCAAACGGTCTCGACGCCTACCGGACCTATCCGCATATCGATATGGCTGATACAGGGGGGCGGGTCGCGCGCCGGCTGGATACCCTCCTGAAGTCAGGCCGCAAACCCGTCCACACTTTTGAGCAAATTCCCTTTCTGATGCCGCTGGTCCGGCAATGCACAATGGCGGAGCCTGCTGCCGGCCTCTACGAGATGATCCCGGACCTGGAGGCGGCACATGGCGTCTCGCTCTCCTTCGCAACGGGCTTTCCGGCAACCGACATCTATCATTGCGGCGCCTCTGTTTTCGCTTACGGAGACACCGAGGGTGATGTGAAACAATCCGTGAAACAATTGGTTGATGCCATTTGCGCCAAGGAAGCGGATTTTTCGGCCGCATTGCCCAATCCGGACGACGCGGTTCGAGAAGCGATGCGCATCGCGGCGGCGGCGGACCGTCCGGTCATCATCGCGGATGTGCAGGACAATTCCGGCGGCGGTGCTGACAGTGACACGACGGGGCTGTTGCGCGCTCTTGTCCGCAATGGCGCCGAGGGTGCTGCGCTCGGATTGCTGGTTGATGCCGAGTCGGCGCTGGCTGCGCATGAGGCCGGTGAGGGGGCGGAAGTCGTGCTCGCTCTTGGCGGCAAGTCCCGGGTGCCGGGCGATGCGCCGTTTGAAGGCACGTTCCGGGTCGAGGCACTTTCAGACGGAGAATTCACGGCGACTGGACCGTTCTATTCCGGCACCCACATGCGGCTCGGCCCGTCGGCCCGGCTCAGCATCAATGGCGTGCAGATCGTGGTCGGCTCCCGCAAGGTTCAGATGGCCGACCGGATGATGTACCGCTTCCTTGGCATTGAGCCGGAACAAATGAAGATCCTGGTGAATAAAAGCTCGGTGCACTACCGCGCCGATTTCGCGCCGATCGCCGCAGAAATCATAGAGTGTGCGTCTCCGGGCCCGGTTCTGGCCGATCCGGCGGCGCTACCGTGGAAACATCTGCGCGAAGGGCTGCGGACACGGCCGCTGGGGGACCCGTTCAAAGCGGGGTGA
- the xth gene encoding exodeoxyribonuclease III, translating to MKAATWNVNSVKARLPNLLEWLDGFQPDVAMLQETKTVDENFPRLEIEERGYKILAHGQKSYNGVAILSKHEIEDPLVGLPGDDADEQARYVEGTICGIRFASIYLPNGNPIATEKFTYKLDWMKRLKARAETLLQSEGPVVLAGDYNVVPMDEDVHDPAGWADDALCQPESRAAYRSILNLGYADAYRIYNTAPHRYSFWDYQGGAWQNDHGVRIDHLLLSPQAADRLKASGIDSGPRGKTKASDHTPVWIELAA from the coding sequence ATGAAAGCGGCCACCTGGAACGTCAACTCGGTCAAGGCGCGGCTCCCGAACCTGCTGGAGTGGCTAGACGGCTTCCAGCCGGACGTTGCCATGCTCCAGGAAACCAAGACCGTGGACGAGAATTTCCCGCGCCTTGAGATTGAGGAACGCGGCTACAAGATTCTGGCGCACGGGCAGAAGAGCTATAACGGCGTCGCTATCCTCTCCAAACACGAGATCGAAGACCCGCTGGTTGGACTGCCCGGCGACGATGCGGACGAACAGGCGCGCTATGTCGAGGGCACGATCTGCGGCATCCGCTTCGCCTCGATCTATCTGCCGAATGGCAACCCGATCGCGACCGAGAAATTCACCTACAAGCTGGATTGGATGAAGCGACTGAAGGCGCGGGCGGAAACCCTACTGCAAAGCGAGGGCCCCGTTGTGCTGGCAGGCGACTACAATGTCGTGCCGATGGACGAAGACGTGCATGACCCAGCTGGTTGGGCGGACGATGCGCTCTGCCAGCCGGAATCCCGTGCCGCATACCGCTCCATTCTCAATCTCGGCTATGCCGACGCCTACAGGATCTACAACACCGCGCCGCACCGCTACAGCTTCTGGGATTATCAGGGCGGCGCCTGGCAAAACGATCACGGTGTCCGGATCGACCATCTCCTGCTCTCGCCGCAAGCGGCGGACCGGCTGAAAGCCTCCGGCATCGACTCCGGCCCGCGCGGAAAAACCAAGGCCTCGGACCACACCCCGGTCTGGATCGAGCTCGCGGCGTAA
- the erpA gene encoding iron-sulfur cluster insertion protein ErpA — protein MITVINSNAMIGAAMSLAENHGDSAAAAPPGAGARSFGLSESAAQRIKVLLDMEENGGGKFMRVGVEGGGCSGFQYDFGFDDVMKDDDHVFESHGMKVIVDDTSLDLLDGGVLDYVDELLGAYFQVTNPNASSSCGCGTSFSL, from the coding sequence ATGATCACGGTCATAAATTCGAACGCGATGATCGGAGCGGCGATGAGCCTCGCTGAAAACCATGGTGACAGTGCTGCCGCAGCACCTCCGGGTGCTGGTGCGCGCAGCTTCGGATTAAGCGAAAGTGCGGCCCAGCGGATCAAGGTCCTGCTGGACATGGAAGAGAATGGCGGCGGCAAATTCATGCGCGTCGGCGTCGAGGGCGGCGGCTGCTCAGGTTTCCAATACGATTTCGGTTTCGACGATGTGATGAAAGACGACGACCACGTGTTTGAGAGCCATGGCATGAAAGTGATCGTGGACGATACCTCTCTCGACCTGCTGGACGGTGGCGTGCTCGATTATGTCGACGAATTGCTCGGCGCCTATTTCCAGGTCACGAATCCGAATGCCTCGTCTTCCTGCGGCTGCGGTACGTCCTTCTCCCTCTGA